A genomic stretch from Methanothrix sp. includes:
- the nadA gene encoding quinolinate synthase NadA yields MLEKEILRLKSERNAIILAHNYQPADVQDIADLTGDSLELSRAAATIDCKVLVFCGVDFMAQTAAILSPEKIVVHPDRSACCPMAQMISPQDVRSLRERYPDAAVVCYVNSSAEVKAESDICCTSANGVQVVNALDADEILFIPDRNLAAYIARHTDKRIIPWNGYCYVHDRYNASDVLEARRKHPDAELLVHPECRPEVIELADGVYSTSGMLKHARASGADEFIIGTEIGILHRLCAENPRKRFYPLSTGAVCEDMKKTSLKKVLRALETLSPRVEVPQSTAVRARRAIERMLAV; encoded by the coding sequence ATGCTTGAGAAGGAGATACTGAGGCTGAAGTCTGAGAGAAATGCCATCATACTCGCGCATAACTACCAGCCAGCGGACGTGCAGGACATCGCCGATCTCACCGGCGACTCCCTGGAGCTGAGCAGGGCAGCAGCCACAATCGACTGCAAAGTTCTCGTCTTCTGCGGCGTGGACTTCATGGCGCAGACAGCAGCCATACTCTCTCCTGAGAAGATCGTCGTACATCCGGACAGGAGCGCCTGCTGCCCGATGGCGCAGATGATCTCGCCCCAGGATGTGAGGTCGCTGAGAGAGAGGTATCCTGATGCTGCGGTGGTCTGCTACGTCAATTCCTCAGCCGAGGTCAAGGCTGAAAGCGATATATGCTGCACATCCGCGAATGGTGTGCAGGTCGTCAACGCCCTGGATGCTGATGAGATCCTGTTCATACCGGACAGGAACCTCGCAGCTTACATCGCCAGGCACACTGATAAAAGGATAATCCCCTGGAACGGTTACTGCTACGTCCACGACAGATACAACGCATCAGACGTCCTGGAGGCCAGGAGAAAGCATCCTGATGCTGAGCTTCTCGTCCATCCCGAGTGCAGGCCTGAGGTCATAGAGCTGGCAGATGGCGTGTACAGCACCTCAGGTATGCTGAAGCATGCGAGAGCCAGCGGCGCGGACGAGTTCATAATAGGGACTGAGATCGGTATCCTCCACAGGCTCTGCGCTGAGAACCCGCGGAAGAGGTTCTACCCGCTCAGCACAGGTGCTGTATGCGAGGACATGAAGAAGACATCGCTGAAGAAGGTCCTGAGAGCTCTGGAGACGCTTTCCCCCCGAGTCGAGGTCCCACAGAGCACAGCGGTCAGGGCGAGACGTGCGATAGAGAGGATGCTCGCTGTCTGA
- a CDS encoding ion transporter: MSSGIKHHVHRLLEPGDDEGRWFDVFIICLIVLNVTAVVLETVWWINARFAHLFDLFEMFSVAVFTVEYILRVWSCTVDPRFSDPIRGRFRFMRTPLAVADLLAFLPFYLPFVFPDMRVLRVVRLFRLLRIMKLVRYTESIDLFEDVIRMKKDELVLVFVSLLILLLVSSTLMYEVEHDAQPDKFSSIPAAMWWGLVTLATVGYGDVYPVTPAGKLIGSVVVMLGIGLFALPAGIIASGFSEALQRRRESHEMVCPHCGKPIKRR; encoded by the coding sequence ATGAGCTCAGGGATCAAGCATCATGTCCACAGGCTTCTTGAGCCCGGGGACGATGAGGGGAGATGGTTCGACGTCTTCATAATATGTCTCATAGTCCTAAACGTTACGGCAGTGGTGCTTGAGACCGTCTGGTGGATAAACGCGCGCTTTGCGCATCTCTTCGATCTCTTCGAGATGTTCTCTGTTGCCGTTTTCACCGTAGAATACATTCTCCGGGTCTGGTCGTGCACAGTCGATCCCCGCTTCAGCGACCCCATACGGGGAAGATTCAGGTTCATGAGAACGCCGCTTGCGGTTGCTGACCTGCTTGCGTTTTTGCCATTCTATCTGCCATTCGTGTTTCCGGACATGAGGGTTCTCAGAGTGGTACGCCTCTTCCGGCTGCTCAGGATCATGAAGCTCGTGAGATACACAGAGTCGATCGATCTATTCGAGGATGTCATCAGGATGAAGAAGGATGAGCTTGTACTGGTCTTTGTCTCGCTGCTGATACTTCTCCTGGTCTCATCCACGCTTATGTACGAGGTGGAGCATGATGCACAGCCCGATAAGTTCTCATCGATACCCGCAGCCATGTGGTGGGGTCTGGTGACTCTGGCAACCGTAGGCTACGGCGATGTGTACCCTGTAACGCCCGCTGGCAAGCTCATAGGCTCTGTGGTAGTTATGCTTGGAATAGGTCTCTTCGCTCTGCCAGCTGGCATAATCGCATCCGGCTTCAGCGAGGCCCTTCAGAGGAGAAGGGAGAGCCACGAGATGGTGTGTCCTCACTGTGGAAAGCCGATAAAGAGGAGATGA
- a CDS encoding ABC transporter permease has translation MPISLKKYDCIIKIDHIWLSNYAVSFLLILILNFVLPRMMPGDPLHAIYGEEALIAMTPEMEAEIIKRFALDQPWHAQLLTYIVALLRGDLGYSYYYRTGVSDVIISFLPWTLLLTGLAFIISSCIGVVLGIESGYRRGSKLDGCMLSGMMFLGGMPDFFIGIVLLLLFGVTLGWAPLGGAMSPYAGHDGIDLVLDLAHHLVLPLISLVLVQLAPTYLLTRNAMLTTLRARFIMTAKATGLKEGAIRYRHAGRNSLLPVVTAMGMRVPNMITGALFLEIVFSYPGVGTLLNTALSARDYPLIQGVLLIVTVTVLVTNFLVDMTYVRLDPRVRYAR, from the coding sequence ATGCCCATTTCGCTAAAAAAATATGATTGCATCATCAAGATAGATCACATCTGGCTATCCAATTACGCCGTATCATTTCTGCTCATACTCATCCTCAACTTTGTGCTTCCCAGAATGATGCCTGGCGATCCGCTGCATGCCATCTACGGGGAGGAGGCGCTGATAGCAATGACCCCGGAGATGGAGGCTGAAATAATAAAGAGATTCGCCCTCGACCAGCCATGGCACGCACAGCTGCTCACATACATTGTTGCACTGCTCAGGGGTGATCTCGGATACTCCTACTACTACAGAACCGGTGTCTCGGATGTGATAATAAGCTTCCTCCCATGGACTCTGCTCCTGACAGGTCTTGCGTTCATCATCTCATCGTGCATAGGAGTGGTTCTGGGCATAGAGTCCGGCTACAGAAGGGGCTCGAAGCTGGATGGTTGCATGCTTTCAGGAATGATGTTCCTGGGAGGCATGCCCGACTTCTTCATCGGAATAGTTCTCCTGCTGCTCTTCGGCGTGACTCTGGGATGGGCCCCTCTGGGAGGGGCGATGAGTCCATACGCCGGGCATGATGGGATTGATCTGGTTCTGGATCTCGCCCATCACCTTGTTCTCCCTCTGATTTCTCTTGTGCTCGTACAGCTCGCCCCCACATACCTGCTCACAAGAAATGCCATGCTAACAACGCTCAGGGCCAGGTTCATAATGACGGCGAAGGCGACGGGTTTGAAGGAGGGGGCGATAAGATACAGACATGCCGGCAGGAACTCGCTTCTGCCTGTCGTGACAGCGATGGGAATGCGCGTGCCGAACATGATAACAGGTGCCCTCTTCCTGGAGATAGTCTTCTCTTACCCCGGCGTTGGAACGCTGCTCAACACCGCGCTCAGCGCCCGGGACTACCCGCTCATACAGGGGGTGCTGCTGATCGTCACGGTAACCGTACTGGTGACGAACTTTCTGGTGGATATGACCTACGTCCGCCTGGATCCGAGGGTGAGATATGCACGTTGA
- a CDS encoding ABC transporter permease, whose protein sequence is MRSSSAGVFGMVIVAVIAGLALSAPIIAPSYRDIGPVFSPPSEEHLLGTDDLGQDIAAKLIHGARTSLIIALGVSLLSVVISVIMGGSAAMLGGTYDRVCMRAVDAVMSLPSVVVMILVAAYIRPNLWLLIILISLFSWPGGARIVRSQTLSLRERLHVMAARTFGASRRYLLWRHILPDLGPVLVAIMIQDARRAVLMEAGLAFLGVSDPMVVSWGRMMKQAMSFTYLDVWKWWLIPAGALLSLTLVGLSLIAASLERAMDPRLQEDV, encoded by the coding sequence ATGAGATCCAGCTCTGCTGGAGTATTCGGGATGGTGATAGTTGCGGTAATCGCAGGCCTTGCGTTATCCGCTCCTATCATAGCTCCATCATACAGGGATATCGGGCCGGTCTTCAGCCCGCCGTCGGAGGAGCATCTGCTCGGCACAGACGATCTCGGTCAGGATATCGCGGCCAAGCTGATACATGGAGCGAGGACATCGCTGATAATCGCATTGGGGGTGTCACTCCTCTCAGTGGTGATAAGCGTGATCATGGGGGGAAGCGCAGCGATGCTCGGCGGCACATACGACAGGGTCTGCATGAGGGCTGTGGATGCTGTGATGTCTTTACCCTCAGTGGTCGTGATGATACTTGTGGCAGCCTATATCCGCCCGAATCTGTGGCTGCTTATAATCCTGATTTCTCTCTTCAGCTGGCCGGGCGGTGCGAGGATCGTTAGATCGCAGACGCTATCGCTCCGGGAGAGGCTGCATGTCATGGCTGCCCGCACCTTCGGCGCCTCCCGGAGATACCTTCTCTGGAGACACATCCTCCCTGACCTGGGGCCGGTCCTCGTGGCAATAATGATACAGGATGCCAGGCGCGCTGTTCTCATGGAGGCTGGCCTGGCATTTCTTGGTGTCTCAGACCCGATGGTGGTGAGCTGGGGCAGGATGATGAAGCAGGCGATGTCATTCACGTATCTGGATGTATGGAAGTGGTGGCTGATTCCAGCGGGTGCTCTGCTCTCGTTAACGCTTGTAGGTTTGAGCCTGATCGCCGCATCACTCGAGAGGGCGATGGATCCGAGGCTGCAGGAGGATGTCTGA
- a CDS encoding ABC transporter ATP-binding protein produces MLEISGLRARYGEHEVLRGIDLRLEKGDSLAVVGESGAGKTTLGLAIMRLTGARLDGDMVFDGMNLLELSEGEMRRLRGDRMAMVFQNVEDALDPVYTAEEQVSEAISAHNKWSRTRVRERARALLTAVGLDEMRYRLYPHQLSGGERQRVLIAMALANDPDLLILDEPTASLDALTKADIVELLRSATSDRISIIITHDISLASSLSKKMAVLYSGVIMEMGRTGDLIRNPRHPYTRGLLRSFPSMRTTKDLQGIPGRTIPGIGGCPFHPRCTQRIEICEVEIPRPAELNGRLIACHRGGIVPLLEIRDVSRSFNGFPAVSHVSLTLYEGETIALVGESGSGKTTLAKIIMGLVEPDSGEILLEGQRARWDAGFYRRVQMVFQNPKESISHRLNVLQAVREPLDVQKIGSEEERITRAMRALESAELPTDPEFLRRYPHQLSGGEAQRVAIARALVMHPKLLIADEPTSALDPSVQAKILKLLMNLQERMGLSIIFITHDIALARKVSDRVAVMLRGSIVEEGPSGEVLREPAHRYTASLVECASICTRMMEAHAVERQHADF; encoded by the coding sequence ATGCTGGAGATATCTGGACTCAGAGCGCGGTATGGAGAGCATGAGGTCCTGAGAGGCATAGATCTCAGGCTTGAAAAGGGCGACTCCCTGGCGGTCGTCGGAGAGTCCGGAGCGGGCAAGACAACGCTGGGGCTGGCGATAATGCGGCTCACCGGCGCCCGGCTCGACGGCGATATGGTCTTCGATGGTATGAACCTCCTCGAGCTCTCAGAGGGTGAGATGAGGCGTCTGCGTGGGGACAGGATGGCAATGGTATTCCAGAACGTCGAGGATGCGCTCGATCCGGTTTACACCGCAGAGGAGCAGGTCTCCGAAGCGATATCGGCTCACAATAAATGGAGCAGGACGCGTGTGAGGGAGAGGGCACGCGCACTGCTCACCGCAGTCGGCCTAGACGAGATGAGGTACAGGCTTTATCCTCATCAGCTCAGCGGAGGGGAGAGGCAGAGGGTTCTCATCGCCATGGCTCTTGCCAACGACCCGGATCTTCTGATCCTAGATGAGCCGACAGCTTCTCTTGATGCGCTCACGAAGGCTGATATCGTGGAGCTTCTCAGATCCGCAACCTCAGATCGCATTTCTATAATAATCACACACGACATATCGCTCGCATCGTCGCTATCCAAAAAGATGGCAGTGCTCTACTCCGGCGTGATCATGGAGATGGGCAGGACGGGAGATCTGATAAGAAACCCTAGACATCCGTACACCAGAGGTCTTCTGCGATCATTTCCGAGCATGAGAACAACAAAGGACCTCCAGGGGATTCCGGGGAGGACCATCCCTGGGATCGGTGGATGTCCATTTCACCCGCGCTGCACTCAGAGGATAGAGATATGTGAGGTGGAAATACCGAGACCCGCGGAATTGAACGGCAGGCTGATCGCGTGCCACAGGGGTGGCATAGTCCCGCTGCTGGAGATCAGGGATGTGAGCAGGAGTTTCAACGGTTTTCCCGCGGTATCGCATGTCAGCCTCACGCTCTACGAGGGCGAGACGATCGCGCTTGTGGGCGAGAGCGGATCCGGAAAGACCACGCTTGCAAAGATCATCATGGGTCTCGTCGAGCCCGACTCTGGAGAGATACTTCTTGAGGGCCAGAGGGCAAGATGGGACGCTGGATTTTACAGGCGCGTGCAGATGGTATTCCAGAACCCGAAGGAGTCGATAAGCCACAGGCTGAACGTGCTTCAGGCTGTGAGGGAGCCCCTGGACGTGCAGAAGATCGGAAGCGAGGAGGAGAGGATCACAAGAGCGATGAGGGCTCTGGAGAGCGCCGAGCTGCCCACAGATCCTGAGTTTCTCAGGAGGTATCCGCACCAGCTCAGCGGTGGCGAGGCGCAGCGTGTCGCCATTGCGCGGGCTCTGGTCATGCATCCAAAGCTCCTCATTGCTGATGAGCCCACATCAGCGCTGGATCCGAGCGTCCAGGCGAAGATCCTGAAGCTGCTCATGAACCTGCAGGAGCGTATGGGTCTATCGATCATTTTCATAACGCACGACATCGCCCTGGCGAGAAAGGTGAGCGACAGGGTCGCGGTCATGCTCAGAGGCAGCATAGTTGAGGAGGGACCGTCGGGCGAGGTTCTAAGAGAACCAGCGCATCGGTACACAGCCTCGCTTGTGGAATGCGCATCCATTTGCACCAGGATGATGGAGGCACATGCCGTGGAGCGGCAGCATGCTGACTTTTGA
- a CDS encoding ArsR family transcriptional regulator has product MKDYTVKVLDDRDLEFIEALRSLGVQRNVAALVTYLSNAKEVSSREIEMGTGLRQPEVSIGMRFLRQNGWIEERDVKGEGKGRPMKVYALKVSIDEIIKHFEDQKLKESAKAMESIRKLRELTSTA; this is encoded by the coding sequence ATGAAGGATTACACTGTAAAGGTGCTGGACGATCGGGATCTGGAGTTCATCGAAGCGCTCAGAAGCCTCGGAGTGCAGAGGAATGTCGCAGCTCTGGTCACATATCTCTCAAACGCAAAGGAGGTCTCCTCGAGGGAGATTGAGATGGGCACAGGGCTGAGGCAGCCGGAGGTCAGCATAGGGATGAGGTTCCTCAGACAGAACGGCTGGATCGAGGAGCGCGATGTCAAGGGCGAGGGCAAGGGCAGGCCCATGAAGGTGTACGCCCTTAAGGTCTCGATAGACGAGATCATAAAGCATTTCGAGGATCAGAAGCTGAAGGAGTCTGCCAAGGCGATGGAGTCGATAAGGAAGCTCAGGGAGCTGACCTCCACCGCCTGA
- a CDS encoding DUF87 domain-containing protein gives MRGSVGVIVGETSPLQFKFMIHGAVGRGDYVKVRGEGKSWILAQVEEIRRSNTAYSIAHMERGCTQTCREWVVADARVIGVPSDGRIRSPATPPRPGEEVFAADEKMIAAALGLSKGDMYIGILKGHDLRVELDANTLVQKHCSVLAKTGSGKSYTAAVILEELLDKGVALLVIDTHGEYGSMRYPNREGDFSRFGVKPKGYNITVYTPANLAVNPRADRPFRFDGLNLSARDISRMLPDDPTNGSVALLYEAIAALKAERESYDLEDILRQVERSSSKSKWTLIGQLEQLLEMGIFSGEPTRPEELLQRGHASVIDMTGVPQEMQPMIVAKLLTDLFEARKLGRVCPGMVVIEEAHNYIPERGTGKAASTSIIRTIAAEGRKFGMGLMIISQRPARVDKNVLSQCNTQIIMRVTNPNDLKALSKGLEGMSSELEEEIKRLPPGTAMIVSNEIERPIVVNIRPRRSRHGGVSTPIVMTEQGVKGPAPRREPQKGPGVFLRKVLGPRGA, from the coding sequence TTGCGAGGTTCTGTTGGTGTGATAGTGGGTGAGACAAGCCCACTGCAGTTCAAATTCATGATTCACGGCGCTGTGGGCAGGGGCGACTACGTGAAGGTGAGGGGGGAGGGCAAGAGCTGGATACTCGCTCAGGTCGAGGAGATAAGGAGATCGAACACCGCGTACAGCATCGCCCACATGGAGAGGGGCTGCACACAGACATGCAGGGAGTGGGTTGTTGCGGATGCGCGTGTTATAGGTGTGCCCTCGGACGGTCGCATAAGATCGCCCGCAACGCCACCCAGGCCTGGTGAGGAGGTTTTTGCAGCCGATGAGAAGATGATAGCTGCTGCACTTGGTCTCTCCAAAGGCGATATGTACATAGGCATCCTGAAAGGCCACGATCTGAGGGTGGAGCTGGATGCCAACACTCTTGTGCAGAAGCACTGCAGTGTTCTGGCCAAGACCGGCAGCGGCAAATCGTACACCGCTGCGGTGATCCTGGAGGAGCTGCTCGATAAGGGTGTGGCGCTTCTCGTGATAGACACGCACGGCGAGTACGGCTCGATGAGGTACCCGAACAGGGAGGGGGACTTCAGCAGGTTCGGGGTGAAGCCAAAGGGCTACAACATAACTGTATACACTCCAGCGAATCTCGCAGTAAACCCGAGGGCTGACAGGCCGTTCAGGTTCGACGGACTGAACCTCTCTGCCAGAGATATCTCCAGGATGCTTCCAGATGACCCGACGAACGGCTCTGTGGCGCTTCTCTACGAGGCGATAGCGGCTCTGAAGGCTGAGAGGGAGAGCTACGATCTCGAGGACATACTGAGACAGGTCGAACGGTCCAGCTCCAAATCGAAGTGGACGCTTATCGGGCAGCTCGAGCAGCTCCTCGAGATGGGGATCTTCTCAGGGGAGCCGACGAGGCCTGAGGAGCTGCTCCAGCGGGGCCATGCGTCTGTGATCGACATGACCGGGGTCCCACAGGAGATGCAGCCGATGATAGTTGCAAAGCTTCTCACAGATTTATTCGAGGCACGGAAGCTTGGAAGGGTCTGCCCCGGGATGGTCGTCATAGAGGAGGCACACAACTACATACCCGAGAGGGGAACGGGCAAGGCAGCGTCAACATCTATAATAAGAACGATCGCTGCAGAGGGGCGCAAGTTTGGCATGGGTCTGATGATAATAAGCCAGAGGCCTGCAAGGGTCGATAAGAATGTTCTGTCCCAGTGCAACACCCAGATAATAATGCGTGTGACTAATCCGAATGATCTCAAAGCCCTCTCGAAGGGGCTGGAGGGGATGAGCTCCGAGCTCGAGGAGGAGATCAAGAGGCTTCCTCCAGGGACAGCGATGATAGTGAGCAACGAGATCGAGAGGCCCATTGTGGTTAACATAAGACCCAGAAGGTCGCGGCATGGCGGCGTGAGCACCCCTATAGTGATGACCGAACAGGGAGTGAAAGGGCCTGCGCCCAGGAGAGAGCCGCAAAAGGGCCCCGGTGTGTTCCTGAGAAAGGTCCTCGGTCCGAGAGGCGCTTGA
- the thrC gene encoding threonine synthase, with amino-acid sequence MTNLMFCSTNGSPERVDFRQALLSGQAPDMGLYMPEHIPRISAEEISRFSEMRYPEIAYSVVSPYIGDLIPEKDLISILEDAYNFDVPIERVFDQAHIMRLDRGPTCSFKDFAARLMGRLVQYFLEREGRSIIILTATSGDTGSAVAHAFYGLSNVRVVVLYPREEVTERQRKQMTTLGGNVHALAVDGKFDDCQALVKRAFADPDLRDLNLSSANSINVGRLLPQAVYYFYAYSRISDGDEIVVSVPSGNFGNLMGGLIAMRMGLPVRRFVVATNENDEFPVFMRTGVYRPIRPSRNCISNAMNVGHPSNLARVFALYGGWMDEKGEVRGEPDLDAMRRDMFAVSVSDEETRKTIKEVYERYRVLLEPHGAVGWAGLMRYFEEIERWEPSVSLETADPAKFPEEIVRVLGVVPPIPRAMAELDSLEEHIERISGSYESLKSYLRGLR; translated from the coding sequence ATGACCAACCTTATGTTCTGCAGCACAAACGGCTCGCCGGAGCGTGTCGACTTCAGGCAGGCACTTCTATCAGGCCAGGCTCCAGATATGGGCCTTTACATGCCGGAGCACATCCCGAGGATCAGCGCAGAGGAGATCTCGCGTTTCTCAGAAATGAGGTATCCTGAGATTGCATACAGTGTTGTGAGCCCCTACATCGGTGATCTCATCCCAGAAAAGGATCTCATCTCCATATTAGAGGACGCATACAACTTCGATGTCCCGATCGAGAGGGTCTTCGATCAGGCTCATATCATGCGTTTGGATCGGGGGCCAACCTGCTCATTCAAGGACTTTGCTGCCAGGCTGATGGGCAGGCTCGTTCAGTACTTCCTGGAAAGGGAGGGCAGGAGCATAATCATACTGACCGCGACTTCAGGAGACACGGGCAGCGCCGTGGCCCATGCATTCTACGGCCTGAGCAACGTTCGGGTTGTCGTTCTCTACCCGAGGGAGGAGGTCACCGAGCGGCAGAGAAAGCAGATGACCACTCTCGGCGGGAACGTGCACGCTCTGGCAGTGGACGGCAAGTTCGATGACTGCCAGGCTCTTGTCAAGAGAGCATTCGCAGATCCTGATTTGAGAGACCTCAACCTCTCCTCGGCGAACTCGATAAACGTCGGAAGGCTCCTGCCGCAGGCGGTCTACTACTTCTACGCATACTCCAGGATCTCTGATGGAGATGAGATCGTGGTATCAGTGCCGAGCGGCAACTTCGGCAACCTGATGGGCGGGCTCATCGCGATGCGTATGGGTTTACCCGTAAGGCGGTTTGTCGTGGCGACAAACGAGAACGATGAGTTTCCCGTGTTCATGCGCACAGGCGTTTACAGACCGATTCGACCCAGCAGGAACTGCATCTCAAATGCGATGAACGTGGGCCATCCGAGCAACCTCGCCAGGGTATTCGCGCTTTACGGCGGCTGGATGGATGAGAAGGGTGAGGTGAGAGGAGAGCCGGATCTCGATGCGATGCGCAGGGATATGTTCGCGGTCTCTGTGAGCGATGAGGAGACGAGAAAGACGATAAAGGAGGTGTACGAGCGTTACAGGGTGCTCCTGGAGCCGCATGGCGCTGTTGGATGGGCAGGGCTCATGAGATACTTTGAGGAGATAGAGCGCTGGGAGCCATCAGTCTCGCTGGAGACCGCGGATCCAGCGAAGTTCCCTGAGGAGATCGTTCGCGTGCTTGGAGTGGTGCCACCCATTCCGAGGGCGATGGCAGAGCTCGACAGCCTGGAGGAGCACATAGAGCGGATAAGCGGATCGTACGAGTCCCTGAAATCATATCTGAGAGGTCTGCGATGA
- a CDS encoding methionine synthase, which yields MRFDDIGSFPHARIDGMSGEEYLSLVRSIMEMKISAGVQVPTYPQLRDMIGMFLDPMRSPETTEGPYLIRRDAAEIMELDALRSIGRNIRVCVTGPLELYISEFGSTEYEDLLFNMAESVSRFIESAIDKARLLGIDVAVISIDEPSLGISSSIVFSEDVIIKALDVATRGCAGRVDVQVHLHSPVYAELCARVPGINVIGVESASHPDYLDIIDRKVLEENDAFLRAGIARTDILSMVARLNDRLGTNLWEQPERLESEILRMESPEVIRKRLERAVRMFGDLVRYAGPDCGLGSWPSQNLAAGLLRNCARAIEMFQKM from the coding sequence ATGAGATTCGATGATATAGGAAGCTTTCCGCATGCCAGGATTGACGGGATGAGCGGAGAGGAGTACCTCTCTCTCGTGAGGAGCATAATGGAGATGAAGATCTCCGCTGGCGTCCAGGTGCCGACGTACCCGCAGCTCAGGGATATGATAGGCATGTTCCTGGACCCCATGAGATCCCCTGAGACCACAGAGGGGCCGTATCTGATCCGCAGGGATGCAGCCGAGATAATGGAGCTCGACGCCCTCAGATCGATCGGACGAAACATCCGGGTGTGTGTCACCGGACCTCTCGAGCTCTACATATCGGAATTCGGATCGACAGAGTACGAGGATCTGCTTTTCAACATGGCGGAGAGCGTCTCACGCTTCATAGAAAGCGCCATCGATAAAGCACGGCTGCTCGGCATCGATGTGGCTGTCATCTCGATCGACGAGCCGAGCCTGGGGATCAGCTCCAGCATAGTCTTCTCGGAGGATGTGATCATCAAAGCGCTCGATGTGGCTACCAGAGGATGCGCTGGAAGGGTTGATGTTCAGGTGCATCTACACTCTCCGGTTTACGCGGAGCTCTGCGCACGCGTTCCCGGCATAAATGTAATAGGCGTGGAGTCAGCGTCGCATCCTGATTATCTTGATATCATCGATCGCAAGGTGCTCGAGGAGAATGATGCGTTCCTGAGAGCCGGGATAGCCAGAACAGACATACTCTCGATGGTTGCGAGGCTCAACGATAGGCTCGGCACAAACCTCTGGGAGCAGCCGGAGAGGCTCGAGTCCGAGATACTCAGGATGGAGTCCCCGGAGGTCATCAGGAAGAGGCTCGAGCGGGCTGTGCGGATGTTTGGTGATCTAGTAAGATACGCAGGTCCCGACTGCGGCCTTGGCTCCTGGCCTTCTCAGAATCTCGCAGCAGGGCTTCTGAGGAACTGCGCGAGGGCGATCGAGATGTTCCAAAAGATGTGA